In the genome of Streptomyces collinus, one region contains:
- a CDS encoding PRC-barrel domain containing protein: MRSAHRQGGWGSVAIDRIWSYAPDSGHTEGQDLTGFAVAATDGTIGHVDREAAPHDMRHLVVDTGVWVFGRSVLVPAGVVTGIDIPGRKVTLACSRGDTKAAPRFQTDSETRDREYLRAVGDYYDRLPPREAAAV; the protein is encoded by the coding sequence ATGCGATCCGCACATCGCCAGGGAGGATGGGGCAGCGTGGCCATCGACAGAATCTGGTCGTACGCGCCGGACAGCGGTCACACGGAGGGGCAGGACCTGACCGGTTTCGCCGTCGCCGCGACCGACGGCACGATCGGGCACGTGGACCGGGAGGCCGCCCCGCACGACATGCGGCACCTGGTCGTCGACACCGGCGTCTGGGTGTTCGGCCGCAGTGTCCTGGTACCGGCCGGGGTCGTCACCGGCATCGACATACCGGGGAGGAAGGTCACCCTGGCGTGCAGCAGGGGAGACACCAAGGCGGCGCCGCGCTTCCAGACCGACAGCGAGACCAGGGACCGGGAGTACCTGCGGGCCGTGGGTGACTACTACGACCGGCTGCCGCCACGCGAGGCGGCCGCGGTCTGA
- a CDS encoding STAS domain-containing protein: protein MNDARPRPVTGHVPVLRLGDVLLVTLQGDLHDSTAQQLQQDLAETISRTGVRGVLIDISGVEIVDSFLGRVLAEIAAQAKLLAARTVVAGMRPAVAITLVELGLTLPGLSTALSTEAGMELLARQAPVRRPGGPRQESP from the coding sequence GTGAACGACGCCCGCCCCCGTCCCGTGACGGGCCACGTACCGGTCCTCCGGCTCGGCGACGTCCTGCTCGTCACGCTCCAGGGGGACCTGCACGACAGCACGGCGCAGCAGCTCCAGCAGGACCTCGCCGAGACCATCTCCCGTACCGGGGTGCGCGGAGTCCTCATCGACATCTCCGGTGTGGAGATCGTCGACTCCTTCCTCGGCCGGGTGCTGGCCGAGATCGCCGCGCAGGCCAAGCTGCTGGCCGCGCGCACCGTGGTGGCCGGTATGCGCCCGGCCGTCGCCATCACCCTGGTCGAGCTGGGGCTGACGCTGCCGGGGCTGAGCACCGCCCTCAGCACCGAGGCGGGCATGGAACTCCTCGCGCGGCAGGCCCCGGTGCGCCGTCCCGGCGGCCCGCGTCAGGAGAGTCCGTGA
- a CDS encoding glutamate--cysteine ligase 2 — protein MRTVGVEEELLLVDPETGEPRAQSAAVLARAEKNGADQDVFEKELHEQMLEFATHPQSSMESLRAEIVRCRTEAARHAEEIGCTVAALATSPLPVSPAVGFGRRYRWMAEQYGIATREQLVMGCHVHVSVESDEEGVAVVDRLRPWLPVLRAISANSPFWQGKDTGYNSYRSRVWLRWPSAGPTEIFGSAERYHRLISDMVATGAILDDGMIYFDARLSQRYPTVELRVSDVCLHSGTAVLIATLVRGLVETAAREWRAGCEPLDHSVSLLRLADWQAARSGLAGELLHPATMRRMPAEAVVRALLGHVEEALDGTGDLARAEAACDELLREGNGAQVQRALMERTGNLRDVVTECVRRTQA, from the coding sequence GTGCGCACCGTGGGAGTGGAGGAGGAACTCCTCCTGGTCGATCCGGAGACCGGGGAACCGCGGGCGCAGTCCGCAGCGGTGCTCGCCCGGGCGGAGAAGAACGGCGCGGATCAGGACGTGTTCGAGAAGGAACTCCACGAGCAGATGCTGGAGTTCGCCACGCACCCCCAGTCGTCCATGGAGAGCCTGCGCGCGGAGATCGTCCGCTGCCGCACGGAGGCGGCGCGGCACGCGGAGGAGATCGGCTGCACCGTGGCGGCACTCGCCACCTCACCGCTGCCGGTGAGCCCCGCCGTCGGCTTCGGCCGGCGCTACCGGTGGATGGCGGAGCAGTACGGCATCGCCACCCGGGAGCAGCTCGTCATGGGCTGCCACGTGCACGTGTCGGTCGAGTCCGACGAGGAGGGCGTCGCGGTCGTCGACCGGCTGCGGCCCTGGCTCCCGGTGCTGCGGGCGATCAGCGCGAACTCGCCTTTCTGGCAGGGCAAGGACACGGGCTACAACAGCTACCGCAGCCGGGTGTGGCTGCGCTGGCCGTCGGCCGGCCCGACCGAGATCTTCGGCTCGGCCGAGCGGTACCACCGTCTGATCTCGGACATGGTGGCCACCGGGGCCATCCTCGACGACGGGATGATCTACTTCGACGCGCGGCTGTCGCAGCGGTACCCGACCGTGGAGCTCCGCGTCTCGGACGTCTGTCTGCATTCCGGCACGGCCGTGCTGATCGCCACGCTGGTGCGGGGGCTGGTCGAGACCGCCGCGCGTGAGTGGCGAGCCGGCTGTGAGCCTCTCGACCACAGCGTCAGTCTGCTGCGGCTGGCCGACTGGCAGGCGGCGCGGTCCGGACTCGCGGGCGAGCTGCTGCACCCCGCGACCATGCGGCGGATGCCCGCCGAAGCCGTCGTCCGCGCCCTGCTGGGTCACGTCGAGGAGGCCCTCGACGGTACGGGCGACCTGGCGCGGGCCGAGGCCGCCTGTGACGAGCTGCTGCGGGAGGGCAACGGGGCTCAGGTGCAGCGCGCGCTGATGGAGCGCACGGGGAATCTGCGGGACGTCGTCACCGAATGCGTCCGCCGTACGCAAGCGTGA
- a CDS encoding DUF6480 family protein, with translation MTHISPDPEPERTPGLEPGGGVPPGETPPAESSMPETLPRETHNPTKGWAKAPLTVIIVVTVLIAAFFLAYALVLIL, from the coding sequence ATGACTCACATCAGCCCCGATCCCGAACCCGAACGCACCCCAGGTCTGGAACCCGGCGGCGGTGTACCGCCGGGCGAGACCCCGCCCGCGGAGAGCAGCATGCCGGAGACGCTGCCCCGCGAGACGCACAACCCCACCAAGGGCTGGGCCAAGGCCCCGCTGACCGTGATCATCGTCGTCACCGTGCTGATCGCGGCGTTCTTCCTGGCCTACGCCCTCGTTCTGATCCTCTGA
- a CDS encoding AMP-dependent synthetase/ligase, which yields MRDLAVAPPAVAPLTGGLADSVFETADREPARPMLARRADPASATWEEVTAIELRDEVVDAAKGLIASGIAPGHRVAIMARTRFEWTILCYALWAVGAEVVPVYPTASRDQVEWILRDAGCVAVVVEDEQGVMTVGSVCASLPLLRHVWQLDAGALADLMVRGELIPLATVDSMRRIVLPDSTAVIAYTSGTSGHAMGCALSHRNLAGPCDTLLAGWGHTAAARGEQGSVLAFLPFSHVYGLMIQGLCVRGGLLMGHQADLSGEALSAALRSFRPTYLYAVPSVLEKIYKNFLRTAQQGGHGALFERAAGTARDFAAALERQRLGRGRGPGFDLRLQHALYERTVYRRLRAALGGRVRRATSGGSPLSRELSLFYEGIGIYVHDGYGLTETAGGVTMQPLGREKSGTVGQALPGMEIQVAEDGEILVRGPSVFQGYVGDQAATRAALRGGWLATGDLGQLDTEGYLTITGRKKDIIITSSGKSVAPLALEQRLRMHPLIHQAVVVGDNRPCVGALITLDPEFLAHWRAGLAMQGEMREAREENALREEVARAVAAANSVVSPSESIRVFRVLPESFDVTNGLLTPSMKLRRDEIVRHYASEIDAMYQSRRRPGRPSTPDEPSNWDDSDNVFR from the coding sequence ATGCGCGACCTCGCCGTCGCTCCCCCGGCCGTGGCGCCCCTGACCGGCGGGCTCGCCGACAGCGTCTTCGAGACGGCGGACCGTGAACCGGCCCGGCCGATGCTCGCCCGCCGGGCCGACCCCGCCTCCGCGACCTGGGAGGAGGTGACGGCGATCGAGCTGCGCGACGAGGTGGTGGACGCCGCCAAGGGGCTGATCGCCTCGGGGATCGCGCCGGGCCATCGCGTGGCGATCATGGCGCGCACCCGGTTCGAGTGGACGATCCTGTGCTACGCACTGTGGGCCGTGGGCGCCGAGGTCGTCCCGGTCTACCCGACGGCGTCACGCGACCAGGTGGAGTGGATCCTGCGGGACGCGGGGTGCGTGGCCGTGGTCGTCGAGGACGAGCAGGGCGTCATGACCGTCGGCTCGGTGTGCGCGTCGCTTCCGCTGCTGCGCCACGTCTGGCAGCTGGACGCGGGCGCCCTGGCGGACCTGATGGTGCGCGGCGAGCTGATCCCGCTCGCCACGGTCGACTCGATGCGCCGCATCGTGCTGCCGGACTCCACGGCCGTCATCGCCTACACCTCCGGCACCTCCGGCCATGCCATGGGCTGCGCGCTCAGCCACCGCAACCTCGCCGGCCCCTGCGACACGCTGCTGGCGGGCTGGGGCCACACGGCGGCGGCGCGCGGGGAGCAGGGCTCCGTGCTCGCGTTCCTGCCCTTCTCCCATGTGTACGGGCTGATGATCCAGGGGCTGTGCGTGCGCGGCGGGCTGCTGATGGGACACCAGGCCGATCTCAGCGGGGAGGCGCTGTCCGCGGCGCTGCGGTCGTTCCGGCCCACGTACCTCTACGCGGTTCCGTCGGTCCTGGAGAAGATCTACAAGAACTTCCTGCGCACCGCTCAGCAGGGCGGCCACGGCGCCCTCTTCGAGCGGGCCGCCGGGACCGCCCGGGACTTCGCCGCGGCCCTGGAGCGCCAGCGGCTGGGCCGCGGCCGCGGGCCCGGCTTCGACCTGCGGCTCCAGCACGCGCTGTACGAGCGCACGGTGTACCGCAGGCTGCGGGCCGCGCTGGGCGGACGGGTGCGGCGGGCGACCTCCGGCGGTTCCCCCCTCAGCCGCGAGCTGTCCCTCTTCTACGAGGGCATCGGCATCTACGTGCACGACGGGTACGGCCTGACGGAGACCGCGGGCGGGGTGACGATGCAGCCGCTCGGCCGGGAGAAGTCCGGGACGGTCGGGCAGGCCCTGCCGGGCATGGAGATCCAGGTGGCCGAGGACGGGGAGATCCTGGTGCGGGGGCCCTCGGTGTTCCAGGGATACGTGGGCGACCAGGCCGCCACCCGGGCCGCGCTGCGCGGCGGGTGGCTCGCCACCGGCGACCTCGGGCAGCTGGACACGGAGGGCTATCTGACGATCACCGGCCGCAAGAAGGACATCATCATCACCAGCAGCGGCAAGAGCGTCGCCCCGCTGGCACTGGAGCAGCGGCTGCGGATGCACCCGCTGATCCACCAGGCGGTCGTGGTCGGGGACAACCGGCCCTGCGTCGGCGCCCTGATCACGCTGGATCCGGAGTTCCTGGCGCACTGGCGGGCCGGGCTGGCGATGCAGGGCGAGATGCGGGAGGCCCGGGAGGAGAACGCGCTGCGGGAGGAGGTCGCGCGGGCCGTGGCCGCGGCCAACAGCGTCGTGTCGCCGTCGGAGTCGATCCGGGTGTTCCGGGTTCTGCCGGAGTCGTTCGACGTGACCAACGGGCTGCTCACGCCGTCGATGAAGCTGCGCCGGGACGAGATCGTGCGGCACTACGCTTCCGAGATCGACGCCATGTACCAGTCGCGGAGGCGTCCCGGGCGGCCGAGCACCCCGGACGAACCGTCGAACTGGGACGATTCCGACAACGTGTTCCGCTGA
- a CDS encoding STAS domain-containing protein, with product MPEHEADGQLATPSHEVRDFLHRRREQIAQRWADEPLFRTVFTVSRDEAVEAGKAVVDALAQVADSDQVEDPDAAGFSGVREQLARMGAARSRAGLTNTQVSSELAALRPPVENLLAADLEQAPPEHLRACSTALTVLMGTLRLVAMQTALSEWQALSDRQRMQLMEVATPVIRLWDGIVAVPLIGTLDSARSQIVMETLLNAVVEQHARFAILDITGVPTVDSLVAQHLMKTVAAARLMGAECIVSGIRPAIAQTIVHLGLDLDVITRANLADALGYALHELGADIVNPGAGQR from the coding sequence GTGCCGGAGCACGAAGCGGACGGACAGCTCGCCACGCCCAGCCACGAGGTCAGGGACTTCCTGCACCGCCGGCGTGAGCAGATCGCCCAGCGGTGGGCGGACGAGCCTCTGTTCCGCACCGTGTTCACCGTCTCGCGCGACGAGGCGGTGGAAGCGGGCAAGGCCGTGGTGGACGCGCTGGCCCAGGTGGCCGACTCGGACCAGGTGGAGGACCCGGACGCCGCGGGATTCAGCGGCGTGCGCGAGCAGCTGGCCCGGATGGGTGCGGCACGCTCCCGGGCCGGACTGACGAACACCCAGGTCTCCAGCGAACTGGCCGCCCTGCGACCGCCCGTGGAGAATCTGCTGGCCGCCGATCTGGAACAGGCACCGCCCGAGCATCTGAGGGCCTGTTCGACCGCTCTGACCGTGCTGATGGGCACCCTGCGGCTGGTCGCCATGCAGACGGCGCTGAGCGAGTGGCAGGCGCTCAGCGACCGGCAGCGGATGCAGCTGATGGAGGTGGCCACGCCCGTGATCCGGCTGTGGGACGGCATCGTGGCCGTGCCCCTCATCGGGACGCTCGACAGCGCCCGCAGCCAGATCGTGATGGAGACGCTGCTGAACGCCGTCGTGGAGCAGCACGCGCGGTTCGCGATCCTCGACATCACCGGGGTGCCGACGGTCGACTCGCTGGTGGCGCAGCACCTGATGAAGACGGTCGCCGCGGCACGGCTCATGGGCGCCGAGTGCATCGTCTCGGGCATCCGCCCCGCCATCGCGCAGACCATCGTGCATCTCGGGCTCGACCTGGACGTGATCACGCGCGCGAACCTCGCCGACGCACTGGGGTACGCGTTGCACGAGCTCGGCGCGGACATCGTGAACCCGGGTGCGGGTCAGCGGTGA
- a CDS encoding STAS domain-containing protein produces the protein MPLAQNPLSVEVEVPREDVALITVDGYLDVDTATEFQAHLANQLHHGRRHFLLDLSSVPFMDSSGMNIILRVYQETRKTEGSVHVISPAPAVRRILDLTGVSITVPISETVDEALARVDEGPQQPGEPEGPNV, from the coding sequence GTGCCCCTCGCCCAGAACCCGCTGTCCGTGGAAGTCGAAGTGCCCCGGGAGGACGTGGCCCTGATCACGGTCGACGGCTACCTGGACGTCGACACCGCGACCGAGTTCCAGGCCCATCTGGCCAACCAACTCCACCACGGCCGACGGCACTTCCTGCTCGACCTGTCGTCCGTCCCCTTCATGGACTCGTCCGGCATGAACATCATCCTGCGGGTGTACCAGGAGACCCGTAAGACCGAGGGCAGCGTGCACGTCATCAGCCCGGCACCGGCCGTGCGGCGCATCCTCGACCTGACCGGCGTCAGCATCACCGTGCCGATATCGGAAACTGTCGACGAGGCCCTGGCCCGTGTCGACGAAGGGCCGCAGCAGCCCGGCGAGCCGGAGGGGCCGAACGTCTGA
- a CDS encoding anti-sigma regulatory factor, giving the protein MHTAAGVEACLPIRSDMDLVWVRQHVRQAAARLGFGLVDQTKLVTAASELARNTLVHGGGGRMEATQVGSAGAQGLRLAFTDEGPGIADLDLALSDGYTSGGGLGMGLSGARRLVHDFDIDTTPGSGTTVRVTCWVGRPPRPREEV; this is encoded by the coding sequence ATGCACACCGCCGCGGGCGTGGAGGCCTGCTTGCCCATCCGGTCGGACATGGACCTGGTATGGGTGCGACAGCACGTACGGCAGGCCGCCGCCCGGCTCGGCTTCGGCCTGGTGGACCAGACCAAGCTCGTCACCGCGGCCAGCGAGCTGGCCCGCAATACCCTGGTGCACGGTGGTGGCGGACGGATGGAGGCGACGCAGGTCGGCAGTGCGGGCGCGCAGGGCCTGCGGCTCGCCTTCACCGACGAGGGGCCGGGCATCGCCGACCTCGACCTGGCCCTGAGCGACGGCTACACCTCCGGCGGCGGTCTGGGGATGGGGCTGAGCGGCGCGCGGCGCCTGGTGCACGACTTCGACATCGACACCACGCCGGGGTCGGGCACCACGGTGCGGGTGACCTGCTGGGTGGGCCGTCCGCCGCGTCCGCGCGAGGAGGTCTGA
- the glgB gene encoding 1,4-alpha-glucan branching protein GlgB, translating into MALRDTSIPEPSGPVPSTTAPALSPEDRGRLLAGAHHDPHALLGAHPVPGGIVFRALRPFARSVSVVIGGRRTALVSEGDGLFSGVLPLDTVPAYTLHVAYEEGEQETPDPYRFLPALGELDLHLIREGRHEELWTALGAQPMTHEGVEGTRFTVWAPNAQGVRVATDFTHWDGTQFPMRSLGASGVWELFLPGVGEGTAYKFEIHSRHGHRFLKADPMARRCEEPPNTASIVTASHYEWGDGEWMAHRADTPVHEAPFSVYEVHLASWRPGLTYRQLAEELPAYVKDMGFTHIELMPVAEHPFHGSWGYQVTGFYAPTSRLGTPDDFRFFVDACHRAGIGVIMDWVPAHFPKDDWALARFDGEPLYEPGDDRRAEHPDWGTYEFDFGRTEVRNFLVANAVYWCEEFHIDGLRVDAVASMLYLDYSREDGQWEPNAYGGREDLAAMGFLQEMNATVYRRAPGVVTIAEESTAWGGVTRPTDTGGLGFGLKWNMGWMHDSLEYVAHEPVHRKYHHHEMTFSMVYAYSENYVLPISHDEVVHGKQALVSKMPGDWWQRRATHRAYLGFMWGHPGKQLLFMGQEFAQGAEWSVEHGPEWWLLDDGYHSAGDHRGVLDLVRDLNSAYRATPALWQCDTRPEGFRWVAVDSADDNVFAFLRYDAEGRPLLAVSNFSPVVRQDYRLWVPGDVVAWEECLNTDDTRYGGSGVTNPDPVKPEDGHVRITLPPLATVWLTPFAG; encoded by the coding sequence GTGGCCCTGCGCGACACCTCAATCCCGGAGCCGTCCGGCCCGGTCCCGAGCACGACCGCACCCGCCCTGAGCCCCGAGGACCGCGGGCGCCTGCTGGCGGGCGCGCACCACGATCCGCACGCGCTGCTGGGCGCCCACCCGGTCCCGGGCGGGATCGTGTTCCGGGCGCTGCGCCCCTTCGCCCGCTCCGTGAGCGTCGTGATCGGCGGCAGGCGCACCGCCCTCGTCTCCGAGGGGGACGGTCTCTTCTCGGGCGTGCTGCCGCTGGACACGGTCCCCGCGTACACGCTGCACGTGGCGTACGAGGAGGGTGAGCAGGAGACGCCCGACCCGTACCGCTTCCTGCCCGCGCTCGGCGAGCTCGACCTGCACCTGATCCGCGAGGGCCGGCACGAGGAGCTGTGGACGGCCCTCGGCGCGCAGCCCATGACCCACGAGGGCGTCGAGGGCACCCGGTTCACCGTGTGGGCTCCGAACGCGCAGGGCGTGCGGGTGGCCACGGACTTCACCCACTGGGACGGGACCCAGTTCCCGATGCGGTCCCTGGGCGCCTCCGGTGTGTGGGAGCTGTTCCTCCCGGGTGTCGGCGAGGGCACCGCGTACAAGTTCGAGATCCACTCCCGGCACGGGCACCGCTTCCTCAAGGCCGACCCGATGGCACGCCGCTGCGAGGAGCCGCCCAACACGGCGTCGATCGTGACGGCCTCGCACTACGAGTGGGGCGACGGCGAGTGGATGGCGCACCGCGCCGACACGCCCGTGCACGAGGCGCCGTTCTCGGTGTACGAGGTGCACCTGGCGTCCTGGCGGCCGGGGCTGACCTACCGGCAGCTCGCCGAGGAACTCCCGGCGTACGTGAAGGACATGGGCTTCACCCACATCGAACTGATGCCGGTCGCCGAGCACCCCTTCCACGGCTCCTGGGGCTACCAGGTCACCGGGTTCTACGCGCCGACGTCCCGGCTCGGCACACCGGACGACTTCCGCTTCTTCGTCGACGCCTGCCACCGGGCCGGCATCGGCGTGATCATGGACTGGGTGCCGGCGCACTTCCCGAAGGACGACTGGGCGCTGGCCCGGTTCGACGGGGAGCCGCTGTACGAGCCCGGTGACGACCGTCGCGCGGAGCACCCGGACTGGGGCACGTACGAGTTCGACTTCGGCCGCACCGAGGTGCGCAACTTCCTGGTCGCGAACGCCGTGTACTGGTGCGAGGAGTTCCACATCGACGGGCTGCGCGTGGACGCCGTCGCCTCGATGCTCTACCTGGACTACTCGCGCGAGGACGGGCAGTGGGAGCCCAACGCCTACGGCGGCCGGGAGGACCTGGCGGCGATGGGGTTCCTCCAGGAGATGAACGCGACCGTGTACCGGCGGGCCCCGGGCGTGGTCACCATCGCGGAGGAGTCCACCGCCTGGGGCGGGGTGACCCGGCCGACCGACACCGGCGGGCTCGGCTTCGGGCTGAAGTGGAACATGGGCTGGATGCACGACTCGCTGGAGTACGTCGCGCACGAGCCGGTGCACCGCAAGTACCACCACCACGAGATGACGTTCTCGATGGTGTACGCCTACAGCGAGAACTACGTCCTGCCGATCTCCCACGACGAGGTCGTGCACGGCAAGCAGGCGCTGGTGTCGAAGATGCCCGGCGACTGGTGGCAGCGGCGCGCCACCCACCGGGCCTACCTCGGCTTCATGTGGGGGCACCCCGGCAAGCAGCTGCTGTTCATGGGGCAGGAGTTCGCGCAGGGCGCCGAGTGGTCGGTGGAGCACGGCCCGGAGTGGTGGCTGCTCGACGACGGCTACCACTCGGCGGGCGACCACCGGGGCGTGCTCGATCTGGTGCGCGACCTGAACTCGGCGTACCGGGCGACTCCGGCGCTGTGGCAGTGCGACACCCGCCCGGAGGGTTTCCGCTGGGTGGCGGTGGACTCGGCCGACGACAACGTCTTCGCGTTCCTGCGCTACGACGCCGAAGGCAGGCCGCTGCTCGCGGTGTCGAACTTCTCCCCCGTGGTCCGGCAGGACTACCGCCTGTGGGTGCCGGGCGACGTCGTCGCCTGGGAGGAGTGCCTCAACACCGACGACACACGCTACGGCGGCAGTGGCGTCACCAACCCGGATCCGGTCAAACCGGAGGACGGCCATGTCCGGATCACGCTGCCCCCGCTGGCCACGGTGTGGCTGACGCCGTTCGCCGGGTGA
- a CDS encoding ATP-binding protein translates to MSTEPRGDDALTSEEIPSRTNSFVGEPHDVTGARLAAEEFLRDLARSSPPSAPEYWDDILLVVTELAANAVQYAPGPFALRMRRTFDGVHVVLHDTSTTEPAPRPFDPRNGGGGIGWHLIHTLCDQVSVVADDRGKDVHVFMPW, encoded by the coding sequence ATGTCAACCGAGCCGCGTGGGGACGACGCCCTGACCTCCGAGGAGATCCCGAGCCGCACGAACAGCTTCGTGGGCGAGCCGCATGACGTGACAGGCGCGCGGCTGGCCGCGGAGGAGTTCTTGCGTGATCTGGCACGCTCCTCCCCGCCCTCTGCCCCCGAGTACTGGGACGACATCCTGCTGGTGGTGACGGAACTGGCCGCCAACGCGGTCCAGTACGCCCCGGGTCCGTTCGCGCTGCGCATGCGCCGGACGTTCGACGGGGTGCATGTGGTCCTGCACGACACCAGCACCACCGAGCCGGCCCCTCGCCCCTTCGATCCGCGCAATGGCGGCGGGGGCATCGGCTGGCATCTGATCCACACGCTGTGCGACCAGGTCAGCGTGGTGGCCGACGACCGGGGCAAGGACGTACACGTCTTCATGCCCTGGTGA